From the genome of Drosophila gunungcola strain Sukarami chromosome 3L unlocalized genomic scaffold, Dgunungcola_SK_2 000005F, whole genome shotgun sequence:
TGGGACCAGATCAAGTTGTCTAGTAATTTTTCATAGCAAATGTCGcttaaaacattcaaaatatgactaagattatatttatataatatatacttttatgTCATTGTGACGAACTTGCGGACTTGGAAACTGATCTCGAAATAACTGAAATTAGAACCAATAGCAGGTCTTGCAAGTCAATTACTATGTAAACACAGTCATTCAgattaagtatttttaaagtaaagcttttttaaaggggtcattacaattttaaactgaaggcactacaatttaaaatttttatgaagGTAAAAAGGCTTAAAAGTAAGTTGCAATTTGAACTACAGGCCATTGTATTATAAGAGATCTTCCAATCTTCCGAtcgaaattaaacaaaatcagAGACATTTTGAAGGTACGAAAATCATTGTTCTTAGCCTATTTCTGGAAGCTCTCGGCCATGCCGGCATAACTGGCCAGAGAAGGAGCCGATGAGCTGGTGAAGAGACTATAATCGAAGGAGGGCAGTTCCAAAGGGGCCAAAGAGGGCAAATCCAGATCATCGCTGCCCGTGAGCCTGTGGTTATCGTAGGGATCTCGTTCATCCACATCCTTCAGGGGATCACTCTTCCTTAGCGTCTCCATTTGGGGCTCCGAGTTGGCCAAATTGTTGGGGACTTTTATAATCAGGGACGATGTAAACTTGGCATCGAAATCCTGGACTGTTTTGTCAATTGCCTTGGCCACCGATTGCGCGGATCCTCCGGCTCCACTTGCTCCATTTTCCGGCCGTAATGGTAACATAGGACTGGTTTCCTTTAACGGAGCGAAGTCCTTCAACTTATTTAAGCCATGCTGTGTTTTCCGCATCTCAATTTGGCGCAGTTTTCGCTGGAAGTCCAACGTTAATGTGTTCAGAACTTCTATGGACTTTGGCAGAGCCACTCGTTTTTGGGCATCCTGCATGTAAATTAGGGATGTCTCCAACGCTTTTATGGCCTCCTCATAGCGATGATTGCGTATAAAACGCTCTGATCTTCGCTCGTGGAAATGAGcctttatataaatataaacattacatttttcacaggaaaaatacaacttttatTTGAGTTCTTACCAAATTAAGTGGTGCGCAGTCCATGCTTGCGGTTTTCTCGttgaattttaagtttacctctttcctttaatttttttttatatgcctTCCACTGAAATATTACAAAACTAATATCCAAATGTGTTGTCTTTTGGTTCTAAgctattaaaatgtttgttctTTTACAAAAGTCGCAATTTCCCCAAATTTCtcttttgtttacatatgtTTTCCGCATGCGATATGGCAGCTCTGTCTTCAAATCAATCGATAGATCAATTTATCGATTTAATTAAGTTGCAAcctatcaaatttaaattgatcaaattaattttcactttaaaactttttgaaatatacaaaaagaaatcaattatttgcagatttaatatttattgcagaatacacacaaaatttaacgattaaaatttatttccattcaaaatgtttttaaaaaaatcacataataaatatttaaaaagttaacatTTATTGTCTTTTAAAGCGGTCTTCCTGTGGCTTGTTTTCCCTCTGTAAGTGCAACAGAAGCATGTATAAACACAGGCACATTGATACCctgcaaaatataataaagaaaatagaaTAGTTCAAAAAGTACATTTTATCAAATAGCTATACATACCTGCATTTTAGCTGATCTAACAAAAGCCTTGTTCGAAGTCACGGTGAAAATTTGTCTGGCCATGCCGAAACTAAAGATTTTTAGACTTCGCTCGTTCACATTGGCAGTGAAACGTATGTGGGAGAATTCCTCGGGTATATTTTCCACATCCGGAAAAACGGTTACCCTGTTCATCAGCTCCTCGGCTCGTTTTCGTTCGCCCTCGCCACCCACAATATCTAGGATACTTTGAAAGGCATCGTAGGCTAATTGGCAGCAAACTAAAGTTTTTCCTTCTAGAATTTTTTCTAGCAAAGGTTTGAGTGGCGAGGCTCTTTCCCTTTCGGCTTGTTCGGTGAGCAGTGGCTCCTTGTAGACCCAATTGGCAGATCCATTGGTCAGGGCACTCACATAGGCCAGTAGAGTGGTCACATCCAGATTCAATTCATTCGAGGTGGTGGCATATTGATCCAAATCACTATCGGGTGATTCCAAAGAGGCTGTTTGCACGCCCATTTCTAGAAGTTCTTCATGCAGAGAATCCTCGATTTTGTTGGAGAAGTAAAAGACTATCTGAGAGAGGATAAATTCTATGAGTTGTGATAAGCACTAACTTTGtctcttttaaaatatttcaaatttggtGCGTTCAACATAAAATAAGTGGAACAATGTATAGTTTTCCAAAACCAACATTTCCATAATGCCTACATGGGTTTCAAAACATTGATTTATGGTTGAAAAACAAAGAAGATGGACtgtataaattacaaaaatcatAGCTACCCACCTTGGGCCTCTGGAACATGCAGAAACTGAGCTCACTAGCCTCTAGATAGTCCTCTGCCTGATCCAAAACGCTCCTCGCCCCGATGCTTACGCATCCTTTGGCCGCGTCCTCAACGGACTTTGAGTTCCTGGCTATCACCTTGACCCATTTGAGACCATTATTGGCCACTATATCAACTCGCAAAGGATTATCTCGGGATTCTAGGCGAAAAACGGCATTGATGTCCACCACTCCTTGTTgcaaacgcagagttttaatCAGAAAATCATAGTAGACAAAGTTACTACTTGTTATATGGTGTTCCTTTACCGATTTTGTAGTAATCACCTTCAAGAAAAACTTGTCGTTTAGTGGAAGTTTCCAGAATagtgaaaaaaaacaaaccttatttagaaattttagTTCCTGTTGAATTTTTCTCTGCACTTTACTGACTCCGGGAAGGTCCTCAAAGTCAATTAACGCCTTTTTCAGTTCCTCCCCCAATTTAACTTTCTTGTGGGCCTCTTCGTTAAGTTTCTCTTGAACATCTTGTTCCtccatttttatatttgattaatatttacaaaaatcacgaaataattgttttcaactGTCAGCTGTTTCAGTTTGGTAAACAAAGATGGCTGCGAAATTGCGGATTTCACAACACTAGTAactgcattttcttttttattccAGGTAGACAGTTCCCACTGGGCACTATCGATATTCGGTATTCTTGCTCAAACTACGATACTATTTCTAAGAGAggtattctttttttttatgttttgtattttaatatttgttatttcattattatattttgccACTACGAcaggaatttttatttatttacaatcagggattaaaaccaaatcaaatatcgattttggTTACAGTTACAGTTACAACCAATATGACTATTTCgactattttttgtttcggtTACAGTTACATATATATGCAATGAAGATCAacatcaacaaaaaatattttcgcgCCAATTTTAGAAGTTATGCATGTGGACAAATTATGGCGCCAAAACTTGGCGCCAAAAATTGGCGCACtcaatatacatacatatgcacACAATGCATAAAAACCGgatttttttacaaac
Proteins encoded in this window:
- the LOC128259134 gene encoding uncharacterized protein LOC128259134, which gives rise to MDCAPLNLAHFHERRSERFIRNHRYEEAIKALETSLIYMQDAQKRVALPKSIEVLNTLTLDFQRKLRQIEMRKTQHGLNKLKDFAPLKETSPMLPLRPENGASGAGGSAQSVAKAIDKTVQDFDAKFTSSLIIKVPNNLANSEPQMETLRKSDPLKDVDERDPYDNHRLTGSDDLDLPSLAPLELPSFDYSLFTSSSAPSLASYAGMAESFQK
- the LOC128259125 gene encoding UPF0415 protein C7orf25 homolog: MEEQDVQEKLNEEAHKKVKLGEELKKALIDFEDLPGVSKVQRKIQQELKFLNKVITTKSVKEHHITSSNFVYYDFLIKTLRLQQGVVDINAVFRLESRDNPLRVDIVANNGLKWVKVIARNSKSVEDAAKGCVSIGARSVLDQAEDYLEASELSFCMFQRPKIVFYFSNKIEDSLHEELLEMGVQTASLESPDSDLDQYATTSNELNLDVTTLLAYVSALTNGSANWVYKEPLLTEQAERERASPLKPLLEKILEGKTLVCCQLAYDAFQSILDIVGGEGERKRAEELMNRVTVFPDVENIPEEFSHIRFTANVNERSLKIFSFGMARQIFTVTSNKAFVRSAKMQGINVPVFIHASVALTEGKQATGRPL